From one Mytilus edulis chromosome 1, xbMytEdul2.2, whole genome shotgun sequence genomic stretch:
- the LOC139510314 gene encoding growth arrest and DNA damage-inducible protein GADD45 alpha-like, whose product MTLPEAKNMTGDCKAKSMNIGEAIKETLIRAMTENRITSGIYSSVKILQISPEMVMLCLIMDAHPSEDVSIHIQHTLIEAYCLEQDIHFLKVSNLDKIGEVLELPAGEFRNSKVDYSCVLVQHPKFQNNLDDMIGEFCDKSLLADDMFAPPVIDLPV is encoded by the exons ATGACATTGCCTGAAGCGAAAAATATGACTGGAGATTGCAAAGC GAAATCCATGAATATTGGAGAAGCTATCAAAGAAACTTTAATTAGGGCCATGACTGAGAACAGAATTACATCTGGGATTTATTCATCAGTCAAGATTCTACAAAT AAGTCCGGAGATGGTGATGTTATGTCTTATCATGGATGCACATCCTTCCGAGGACGTATCAATTCACATACAGCATACATTGATAGAAGCATACTGTCTGGAACAGGACATTCATTTCTTAAAG GTGTCTAATTTAGACAAAATTGGAGAGGTGTTGGAACTCCCTGCTGGTGAATTCAGGAATTCTAAAGTGGATTACAGCTGTGTTCTTGTCCAG CACCCAAAATTCCAGAACAACTTGGATGACATGATTGGAGAATTCTGTGACAAATCTTTATTAGCAGACGACATGTTCGCACCACCTGTCATAGATCTACCAGTATGA